In a single window of the Desulfovibrio mangrovi genome:
- a CDS encoding PAS domain S-box protein, translated as MASSGDSSSEKGVIAAEESAAPSFSPLSAEELLQRLQQSEQRFRTLFDGIEDAVILFAINPDGSRGPILEVNAAACARLGFTPDEFRGMTVNDIDAPETQKSRPQIFERFRNGAGATFEAVHVSKNGQRWPVEINARLFDYEGTPSVLAIARDISERYKADRIRQVYLQQLEAEVARRTSELEQTNRQLKEQIERANAAEASARQSEARLRGIFNATGQSILLLGKDGTVHHANAIAASGLDLPPEKIEGTNIYDYLPDHIARHRREILDMVAASRSPVAFKSRRGKAFLANNVYPVFDRNEVAGFAVYSEDITRELEAENALAAHHRLRDVLHEILNYSHSTHNLDELLASIHTVMLRELQAENLYVALINEENDTLTYRYCVDAHSTFHDIPSLSTLSAPLLTLEPIRRNAVVHFTQEALSRSIKEGTVLFFGPMPRSWLGIPLRVRGRTIGVLVTQDYSSERRYSENDVHLLTACSEQIALAIERKQAEEMAQAARDIFANIPSGLFIYQHTPPDSLTLANANPAAERLTGISLKDWAGAEFKDLWPSAQSSGLYESITSPLNTKRDFTAEDIHYEDDRISGAYQVHSFALPENRLGVTFQDITERKKAELTIQESNEQYRAFFEDNHSVMFVLDSENGTILDVNKAAEQFYGYPREEMKGNSVGILNHFPEKKLKRTLKRLVNQRISSIITRHRLASGEWRDIEVFSGPFIVNGHIRLISIIHDITQRKRDEEILAAAKTAAEQASRAKSEFVANISHEVRTPLSGLMGMLQLLLTTPLNTEQKGYLNTALKSSKNLLQVLNDVLDFSKIEAGKLTLTDNSFDVSELLGQCVDLFRHQAAAKGLTLIPELSSPLNGCCIGDEMRIRQVLLNLIGNAIKFTEQGAIHIDMSIAPSRGRKSAQLELMVRDTGIGIPKNKLDNIFDAFTQVDGSITRRHTGTGLGLAIVKRLVELMQGTIQVESTLGKGTSVRVSVKLGLTPEAAPATCTEPDSIPELPPLRVLVVEDEAVNRLMATRLLEIMGHKVQVAENGLQALEQLKSKAFDVVLMDIQMPVMDGLETVRYIRGATGMVTPSDIPVIAISAHASAADQENALQNGMDDYIVKPYETTEVKMSLLRVMQGQRQKMAADASAPPENGTG; from the coding sequence ATGGCTTCTTCCGGAGACAGCTCCTCTGAAAAAGGGGTCATTGCTGCCGAGGAATCGGCAGCCCCCTCCTTTTCACCGCTTTCCGCAGAAGAGCTGCTGCAACGACTGCAGCAGAGCGAGCAGCGTTTCCGCACACTTTTCGATGGTATTGAGGATGCCGTCATACTCTTTGCCATCAACCCGGACGGATCACGCGGTCCGATACTGGAAGTCAACGCTGCAGCCTGTGCGCGTCTGGGATTCACACCGGACGAATTTCGCGGCATGACCGTCAACGACATAGACGCACCGGAAACGCAGAAATCCCGCCCTCAAATTTTCGAACGATTCCGAAACGGTGCTGGCGCAACGTTCGAAGCCGTCCACGTTTCCAAAAATGGCCAGCGCTGGCCTGTCGAGATAAACGCACGACTCTTTGACTATGAGGGAACGCCCAGCGTTCTTGCCATAGCCCGCGATATTTCGGAACGGTACAAGGCCGACCGGATCCGGCAGGTATATTTGCAGCAGCTGGAGGCGGAGGTAGCCCGCCGTACCTCGGAACTCGAGCAGACAAACCGGCAGCTGAAGGAACAGATAGAACGCGCCAATGCGGCCGAAGCTTCGGCCCGGCAATCCGAGGCCAGACTGCGGGGCATATTCAATGCCACAGGCCAATCCATCCTGCTGCTGGGCAAAGACGGCACTGTGCATCATGCCAATGCCATTGCGGCATCCGGTTTAGACCTTCCCCCTGAGAAAATTGAAGGTACCAATATATATGACTACCTTCCCGATCACATAGCCAGACACCGCAGGGAGATTCTTGATATGGTCGCGGCCAGCAGAAGTCCCGTGGCCTTCAAATCCCGAAGAGGCAAGGCCTTTCTTGCTAACAATGTCTATCCTGTCTTCGACCGCAACGAGGTTGCAGGCTTTGCCGTCTACTCCGAAGACATCACCCGGGAACTGGAAGCGGAAAACGCTCTGGCAGCCCACCACCGCCTGCGGGATGTTCTGCATGAAATTCTGAACTACTCACACTCGACACATAATCTGGACGAGCTTCTCGCCTCCATCCACACAGTCATGCTGCGGGAACTGCAGGCGGAGAATCTCTATGTGGCATTAATCAATGAAGAGAATGACACCCTGACCTACCGGTACTGTGTTGACGCACACAGTACGTTTCACGATATCCCCAGCCTCAGCACCCTGTCCGCTCCGCTGCTGACGCTGGAACCCATCCGCAGAAACGCCGTGGTCCACTTCACACAGGAAGCCCTGTCCCGCTCCATCAAAGAGGGCACAGTCCTGTTCTTCGGTCCCATGCCACGCTCATGGCTGGGCATTCCCCTGCGGGTACGGGGACGTACCATCGGGGTACTGGTTACGCAGGACTATAGCTCTGAACGCCGCTACTCGGAAAACGACGTCCACCTGCTTACCGCCTGCTCGGAACAGATAGCGCTGGCCATCGAGCGCAAGCAGGCGGAAGAAATGGCACAAGCCGCAAGAGACATCTTTGCCAATATCCCGTCCGGCCTGTTCATCTATCAGCATACGCCGCCGGATTCACTCACGCTGGCCAATGCCAACCCCGCTGCGGAACGGCTCACCGGCATATCACTCAAAGACTGGGCTGGTGCCGAATTCAAGGATTTGTGGCCTTCAGCACAGAGTTCAGGCCTGTATGAATCCATCACCAGTCCGCTGAACACGAAACGAGATTTTACAGCCGAAGACATACACTATGAAGATGACCGAATCTCCGGTGCCTATCAGGTGCATTCCTTCGCTCTGCCGGAGAACCGGCTCGGCGTGACCTTTCAGGACATTACCGAACGCAAGAAGGCCGAACTCACCATTCAGGAAAGCAATGAACAGTATCGCGCATTCTTTGAAGATAACCATTCGGTCATGTTCGTTCTCGATTCCGAAAACGGCACGATACTGGACGTCAACAAGGCTGCCGAACAATTTTACGGCTACCCCCGTGAAGAGATGAAGGGCAACAGCGTCGGGATACTGAACCATTTTCCCGAGAAGAAGCTCAAACGCACACTCAAACGCCTTGTCAACCAACGCATCTCAAGCATCATTACCCGCCATAGGCTGGCCAGCGGAGAGTGGCGGGACATTGAGGTCTTTTCCGGTCCTTTTATCGTCAACGGCCACATCCGCCTCATCTCCATCATCCATGACATTACCCAACGCAAGCGTGACGAGGAAATCCTTGCCGCCGCAAAGACTGCGGCAGAACAGGCAAGCAGGGCCAAGAGCGAATTTGTGGCTAACATCAGCCATGAGGTACGCACCCCGCTCAGCGGGCTCATGGGCATGCTGCAGCTCCTGCTGACCACGCCGTTGAACACTGAACAAAAAGGCTACTTAAACACCGCCCTGAAGTCCTCGAAAAACCTTTTGCAGGTGCTCAACGATGTGCTGGACTTCTCGAAGATCGAGGCGGGCAAACTGACCCTCACGGACAATAGTTTCGACGTATCCGAACTACTGGGCCAGTGCGTGGATCTATTCCGCCATCAGGCTGCCGCTAAGGGACTGACCCTGATTCCCGAGCTTTCCTCGCCGTTGAACGGTTGCTGTATCGGTGACGAGATGCGCATCCGCCAGGTACTGCTGAACCTGATCGGCAATGCCATCAAATTCACCGAGCAAGGAGCCATACACATTGACATGTCCATCGCTCCATCACGCGGGCGAAAATCTGCCCAGCTTGAACTGATGGTTCGCGACACGGGCATCGGCATACCGAAGAACAAGCTGGACAACATCTTCGACGCCTTTACGCAGGTTGATGGATCCATCACGCGCCGGCACACGGGAACCGGTCTTGGCCTTGCCATCGTTAAACGTCTTGTGGAGCTGATGCAGGGGACTATTCAGGTAGAAAGCACCCTTGGCAAAGGAACGTCCGTACGAGTCTCCGTCAAATTGGGGTTGACCCCTGAAGCCGCACCGGCAACCTGCACGGAACCCGATAGTATCCCGGAACTGCCACCGCTACGCGTACTGGTTGTGGAAGACGAGGCTGTCAACAGACTTATGGCCACACGCCTTCTGGAAATCATGGGACACAAGGTCCAGGTGGCGGAAAACGGACTGCAGGCTCTGGAACAGCTCAAGAGCAAGGCATTCGATGTCGTACTCATGGACATCCAGATGCCGGTCATGGACGGTCTGGAAACGGTCCGATATATCCGCGGTGCAACCGGCATGGTCACCCCTTCGGATATCCCCGTCATTGCCATTTCCGCCCACGCCTCGGCCGCGGACCAGGAAAACGCCCTGCAAAACGGCATGGATGACTACATCGTCAAACCATACGAGACAACGGAAGTGAAGATGAGCCTGCTCCGCGTAATGCAAGGCCAGCGGCAGAAAATGGCTGCCGACGCGTCTGCCCCCCCGGAGAACGGTACGGGATAA
- a CDS encoding cobyric acid synthase encodes MPNHSLNRKIPALMLQGTSSNAGKSVLTAALCRILLQDGYSVAPFKAQNMALNSFVTPDGREIGRAQAVQAAACRLEPDARMNPVLLKPSSDTGSQVIVMGRVVGNMRVKEYVSFKPEAFRTVQMAYDSLAAEHDVMVLEGAGSPAEINLKAHDIVNMQMARYADARVLLVGDIDRGGVFASLVGTMELLDPWERELVVGFVLNRFRGDASLLDPALIYTTQKTGKPFFGVVPHVPELGLPEEDSVSFKEAMGRTVVKQGACVDVALIDLPHIANFTDMDALSCEPDVQIRGVRSPESLGHPDCIILPGSKNTLGDLAWLRSTGLAEAVTALAAGDAAPEIVGICGGLQMLGRSVEDPLQVESADRATDCDGLGLLNVHTVMGQDKVLTRVSGTHTGFDLPVNGYEIHHGRTLMGEGAGVAPCVVLQDGMAIGYSSSDGMVWGTYLHGLFDSDEFRRAFVDRLRFRKGESPLGRVVAPYSLDPALDRLAAVVREALDMQAVYRVLGLR; translated from the coding sequence ATGCCAAATCACAGTCTGAACCGCAAGATTCCCGCTCTTATGCTGCAGGGCACCAGTTCCAATGCCGGCAAGAGCGTGTTGACCGCCGCACTCTGCCGTATTTTGCTGCAGGACGGGTATTCCGTCGCGCCCTTCAAGGCCCAGAACATGGCGCTGAATTCCTTTGTTACGCCTGACGGCCGTGAAATAGGCCGGGCGCAGGCAGTTCAGGCTGCCGCATGCCGTCTTGAGCCGGACGCTCGAATGAATCCGGTGCTGCTCAAGCCTTCCTCCGATACCGGTTCGCAGGTCATCGTCATGGGACGTGTCGTGGGGAATATGCGTGTGAAGGAATATGTCTCCTTCAAGCCGGAAGCCTTTCGGACCGTACAGATGGCCTATGATTCGCTTGCTGCCGAACACGATGTGATGGTGCTTGAAGGAGCAGGCAGCCCCGCCGAGATCAACCTCAAGGCGCACGATATCGTCAACATGCAGATGGCCCGCTATGCGGACGCCAGAGTGCTGCTGGTGGGAGATATCGACCGGGGTGGGGTGTTCGCCTCGCTGGTGGGAACGATGGAGCTGCTTGATCCGTGGGAACGGGAGCTGGTGGTTGGCTTTGTCCTCAATCGTTTCCGCGGCGATGCCAGTTTGCTGGACCCCGCCCTCATATATACCACCCAGAAGACCGGCAAGCCTTTCTTCGGGGTGGTGCCACATGTCCCGGAACTGGGACTTCCTGAAGAAGACTCCGTCTCCTTCAAGGAGGCCATGGGGAGAACCGTGGTCAAGCAGGGGGCCTGCGTGGATGTCGCACTTATCGATCTGCCCCATATTGCCAATTTCACGGATATGGACGCACTTTCCTGTGAACCGGATGTGCAGATTCGCGGTGTACGTTCTCCGGAGTCGCTGGGGCATCCGGACTGCATCATCCTGCCTGGGTCGAAGAATACGCTGGGCGACCTTGCATGGCTGCGCAGCACGGGGCTTGCCGAGGCCGTGACAGCTCTTGCTGCCGGAGATGCGGCTCCTGAGATCGTGGGCATATGCGGCGGTCTGCAGATGCTTGGCAGAAGCGTGGAAGATCCGCTGCAGGTAGAGTCTGCCGATCGGGCCACAGACTGCGACGGGCTGGGACTGCTGAATGTGCATACCGTTATGGGGCAGGACAAGGTGTTGACCCGCGTGTCCGGAACCCATACCGGATTCGACCTTCCTGTAAACGGCTATGAAATCCACCACGGCAGAACGCTGATGGGCGAAGGCGCCGGTGTAGCGCCCTGCGTAGTGCTGCAGGACGGAATGGCCATCGGCTATTCGTCTTCCGACGGCATGGTGTGGGGAACCTATCTGCACGGCCTGTTCGATTCGGACGAATTCCGTCGTGCCTTTGTGGACAGGCTACGGTTCCGCAAGGGCGAGTCTCCCCTCGGCCGGGTTGTCGCACCATATTCGCTGGACCCTGCTCTGGACAGGTTGGCTGCGGTGGTGCGTGAGGCGTTGGACATGCAGGCCGTCTACCGCGTGCTGGGTCTTCGCTGA
- a CDS encoding PilZ domain-containing protein translates to MTQILVIARDNENGDILKRRLEQLGASPILASESDAIVHVMRTVPLQGILINMPTFLRLHGEGKNILNESMDSFPLLRCRLDSESGALTVFEQGQNPDQALTLFVRQCTEAKKRTIRREERTVITCAVLLSQDASFNPATTERTITFNVSTLGAFCFSTHAWKPGQPAWLQFLDLNDKTPISGSVAHATRWGKGCRQPGCGISFNPITDAQREELAALLKGNGVKVRQLVTT, encoded by the coding sequence ATGACTCAAATTCTTGTCATTGCGCGCGATAACGAAAATGGTGACATTCTCAAACGGCGGCTTGAGCAGCTGGGAGCTTCCCCCATCCTTGCCTCCGAATCAGATGCCATTGTACACGTCATGCGCACCGTTCCACTGCAGGGCATATTGATCAACATGCCTACGTTCCTGCGTCTGCACGGGGAAGGGAAAAACATTCTCAACGAATCCATGGACAGCTTCCCCCTGCTGCGCTGCAGGCTGGACAGCGAATCCGGTGCGCTCACGGTCTTTGAGCAGGGGCAGAATCCCGACCAGGCTCTCACCCTGTTTGTCCGGCAATGCACTGAAGCCAAAAAGCGGACCATCCGACGCGAGGAGCGCACGGTCATCACCTGTGCCGTACTTCTGTCTCAGGACGCGAGCTTCAATCCCGCCACCACGGAACGGACCATAACATTCAACGTCTCCACTCTTGGCGCCTTCTGCTTTTCCACACACGCCTGGAAGCCCGGCCAACCGGCTTGGCTGCAATTCCTTGACCTTAATGACAAAACCCCCATATCCGGCTCTGTCGCCCATGCCACCCGATGGGGCAAGGGCTGTCGCCAACCCGGATGCGGCATCAGCTTCAACCCCATCACGGATGCACAACGTGAAGAACTGGCAGCTCTGCTCAAGGGCAACGGGGTAAAGGTTAGGCAGCTTGTGACAACTTGA
- a CDS encoding AsmA family protein encodes MGKFLKIFGSIVGACLLIVAVGTIALITLVNPNDFKTRIAEEVRKQTGRTVEFTGDITLSYFPWLGLETGPVRMANPDNFGGGDFLSLEKAGIRVKLMPLLKKDVQVSFVTVDGLKLNFIRNAKGQVNWLFTPQQPAPAQHAPAMDKNGFSDETAASPLEAFPALLVNSIGITRASISYTDEQSGASYALNELSLATSALTLGKPVDITLKGDIAANAPKLDAAFDFHTTLLLAHDLTRIELDNQTLTLDATGEPFPGGSMNLNQKGAMSYDLIQQLFHVRSFAVSAYEADLAANGKLNLADGPSFHGKVALGCALRDTLKALGVEVATTDPAVLDKASLSFSIAASPVQIALSEINGAVDDTTLTGALRVKQFNRPDIKAELAVTGIDVDRYLPPKTEAAEEEKSLPSETAQPAPAPAPEQGLPAETRKALRKLLLDAALKVGSLTVQKVTLTDVDIKATTRDGLIKISPCSANLFEGRYDADISADLRGKTTRSGLTLAVKDLQLAPITSTFMGEPRATGTANLQTSLDASGETMSDILSTLNGKGSFAVTDGAVLGVQILPDNAKTQLKDTKVDKADEAARQQRFDRLSGSYVVRSGRVTNKDLALVAPNIKGSGAGYVDLYQDKIDYKAVVRVAGLPKMPVTITGTLANPRYGFDATLLLKNTLKDVQNLLPIPGLFGKEASTTDKQQNGTTKESQKPQNPLEQLGKGLQQLFKQ; translated from the coding sequence ATGGGAAAATTCCTTAAAATATTCGGATCCATCGTCGGCGCGTGCCTGCTCATTGTCGCCGTCGGCACCATCGCCCTCATCACGCTGGTGAATCCCAACGACTTCAAGACCCGTATCGCCGAAGAAGTCCGCAAACAGACCGGAAGAACCGTGGAGTTCACCGGCGACATCACGCTTTCCTATTTCCCGTGGCTCGGACTGGAAACAGGCCCTGTGCGCATGGCCAACCCTGACAACTTCGGCGGAGGCGACTTCCTCTCGCTGGAAAAAGCCGGCATCCGCGTAAAGCTCATGCCCCTCCTTAAAAAGGATGTTCAGGTCTCCTTTGTCACGGTTGACGGGCTCAAACTCAACTTCATCCGTAATGCCAAGGGACAGGTGAACTGGCTGTTCACTCCCCAGCAGCCTGCCCCCGCGCAGCACGCGCCCGCCATGGACAAGAACGGCTTCAGTGACGAAACGGCCGCATCACCGCTGGAAGCCTTTCCCGCTTTGCTCGTGAACTCCATCGGCATCACCCGCGCCAGCATCTCCTACACGGACGAACAGAGCGGCGCGAGCTACGCACTGAACGAACTCTCGCTTGCCACCTCAGCCCTCACGCTGGGCAAACCCGTGGATATTACGCTGAAAGGTGATATCGCCGCCAATGCCCCCAAGCTGGATGCGGCATTCGACTTTCATACCACGCTGCTGCTGGCTCACGACCTGACCCGCATCGAACTGGACAACCAGACCCTGACACTCGACGCCACAGGGGAACCGTTCCCCGGCGGCAGCATGAATCTGAACCAGAAGGGGGCCATGTCCTACGATCTGATTCAGCAATTGTTCCATGTCCGTTCCTTTGCCGTCTCCGCTTATGAGGCCGACCTTGCTGCCAACGGCAAGCTGAATCTGGCGGACGGCCCGAGCTTCCACGGCAAAGTGGCACTGGGATGCGCTCTGCGCGACACGCTCAAGGCGCTTGGCGTGGAAGTGGCAACAACCGATCCCGCCGTGCTGGACAAGGCATCGCTCAGCTTCAGCATCGCCGCCTCTCCGGTCCAGATTGCTCTTTCCGAAATCAACGGAGCAGTGGATGATACGACCCTCACGGGCGCCCTGCGCGTAAAGCAGTTCAACCGTCCGGACATCAAGGCCGAACTGGCCGTTACCGGCATCGATGTAGATCGTTATCTTCCCCCCAAGACTGAAGCTGCCGAAGAAGAGAAGTCCCTTCCTTCGGAAACGGCCCAACCTGCTCCGGCTCCGGCTCCAGAGCAGGGGTTGCCTGCCGAAACCAGAAAGGCCCTGCGCAAACTGCTGCTGGATGCTGCTCTCAAGGTTGGCTCGCTTACCGTACAGAAGGTTACCCTGACCGACGTAGACATCAAAGCCACGACCCGGGACGGCCTCATCAAGATTTCTCCATGCTCGGCAAACCTCTTTGAAGGTCGTTACGATGCCGACATCTCTGCCGATCTTCGCGGCAAGACCACAAGATCAGGTCTCACGCTGGCCGTGAAGGACCTGCAGCTTGCCCCCATAACCTCCACCTTCATGGGTGAGCCTCGCGCCACGGGAACGGCTAATTTGCAGACCAGTCTGGATGCCAGCGGCGAAACCATGTCCGACATCCTCTCCACCCTGAACGGCAAGGGCTCGTTCGCGGTAACGGACGGTGCCGTGCTGGGCGTGCAAATCCTGCCCGACAATGCAAAAACCCAACTGAAAGACACCAAGGTGGACAAGGCAGACGAGGCTGCGCGTCAGCAGCGCTTCGACCGTCTTTCCGGCAGCTATGTCGTCCGCTCCGGTCGCGTCACCAACAAGGATCTGGCCTTGGTAGCCCCCAACATAAAGGGATCCGGCGCAGGCTATGTGGATCTGTATCAGGATAAGATCGACTACAAAGCCGTTGTGCGCGTTGCAGGGCTTCCCAAAATGCCCGTAACAATCACCGGAACGCTTGCCAACCCCCGTTATGGATTTGATGCCACTCTCCTGCTGAAGAACACCCTGAAGGACGTGCAGAACCTGCTGCCCATCCCCGGCCTGTTCGGCAAGGAAGCCAGCACCACCGACAAGCAGCAGAACGGCACCACGAAGGAATCCCAGAAGCCCCAGAATCCGCTTGAACAACTCGGCAAGGGCCTGCAGCAACTGTTCAAGCAATAA
- a CDS encoding peroxiredoxin: MTAQTQDHKTPQPGDKAPLFDLVNANGEARPLSCYAGTWLVLYFYPKASTPGCTREAQGFTSLLPDFAACNATVVGVSPDSCKAITGFISKQQLGVELLSDPERSAAKAYGVYQLKKNYGKESMGIVRSTFIIDPKGVIRQVFSPVKKVDTHMQEALEAVRSLTAHV, translated from the coding sequence ATGACAGCACAGACGCAGGACCACAAGACGCCGCAACCAGGCGACAAGGCCCCGTTGTTCGACCTCGTAAACGCGAACGGTGAGGCGCGTCCCCTTTCCTGCTATGCCGGAACATGGCTTGTGCTCTACTTCTATCCCAAGGCTTCCACACCGGGATGCACACGCGAGGCCCAAGGCTTCACGAGCCTGCTTCCCGATTTCGCGGCCTGCAACGCAACCGTAGTCGGGGTATCTCCCGATTCATGCAAGGCCATCACGGGCTTCATCAGCAAGCAGCAGCTTGGCGTTGAGCTGCTCTCCGACCCTGAACGTTCGGCCGCCAAAGCCTACGGCGTGTATCAGCTCAAGAAGAACTACGGGAAGGAGTCCATGGGCATTGTGCGTTCGACCTTCATCATTGACCCTAAGGGTGTAATCCGGCAGGTCTTCAGCCCCGTAAAGAAGGTCGATACCCACATGCAGGAAGCGCTGGAGGCTGTCCGCAGCCTTACGGCCCACGTCTAA
- the hrcA gene encoding heat-inducible transcriptional repressor HrcA — protein sequence MTLAQRETDVLSTIIESYISTALPVGSRTVANASRLKLSAASMRNTMADLTDKGYLEQPHTSAGRIPTAKAFRLYVDSLLRMRPISREERSSILARLTLQGLEISKMLQQATAMVSSLSHEVALVLAPGGNDVRWRRVDFSLLADRLILAVLVLDGGMVHSRVVQLDEQVTTDDLIHFANYLNSHYTGLSFSEARSRILRELHRTEAHLEKLCARALGLARLAFSGETEEERQLFVEGTLTMLDKAEFTDAARMRELLALLDERTRLLKLLDNTMRSADVSVSIAPDMPEAEDSFAGLSVISAPYGGDVPLGVVSVIGPLRMDYGTVVPVVDCISKSLSTLLKDRFSA from the coding sequence ATGACCCTTGCACAACGCGAGACGGACGTACTCTCCACGATCATCGAGTCCTACATTTCCACGGCCCTGCCGGTGGGGTCTCGTACCGTGGCCAACGCCTCGCGTCTCAAGCTTTCCGCAGCCAGCATGCGCAACACCATGGCCGACCTGACCGACAAGGGGTATCTGGAACAGCCCCACACCTCGGCAGGCCGCATTCCCACGGCAAAGGCATTCCGCCTGTATGTGGACTCCCTGTTGCGCATGCGTCCCATCTCACGCGAGGAACGAAGCAGCATTCTGGCCAGACTGACCCTGCAGGGGCTGGAAATCAGCAAGATGCTCCAGCAGGCAACGGCCATGGTTTCCTCGCTTTCCCATGAGGTGGCTCTGGTCCTTGCTCCCGGCGGAAACGATGTACGCTGGCGCCGCGTGGACTTCTCCCTGCTGGCCGACCGGCTGATATTGGCCGTACTGGTGCTGGACGGCGGCATGGTCCACAGCCGCGTGGTGCAACTGGACGAACAGGTCACCACTGACGACCTTATCCACTTTGCCAACTACCTGAACAGCCACTACACGGGACTTTCATTTTCCGAAGCCCGCAGCCGCATTCTCCGCGAACTGCACCGCACCGAAGCGCATCTGGAAAAACTCTGCGCACGGGCGCTGGGGCTTGCCCGTCTCGCCTTCTCCGGTGAAACCGAAGAAGAACGACAACTGTTCGTAGAGGGCACCCTGACCATGCTGGACAAGGCGGAGTTTACCGATGCCGCCCGCATGCGGGAACTGCTCGCCCTGCTGGATGAACGCACCCGTCTGCTCAAACTGCTGGACAACACCATGCGCAGTGCGGATGTTTCCGTTTCCATTGCACCGGACATGCCCGAGGCAGAAGACAGCTTTGCCGGACTCAGCGTCATTTCCGCCCCCTACGGCGGCGACGTGCCGCTCGGAGTCGTCAGTGTCATCGGCCCGCTGCGCATGGATTACGGCACAGTCGTCCCCGTTGTGGACTGCATTTCCAAATCCCTTTCCACCCTGCTGAAAGACCGGTTTTCCGCTTAG
- a CDS encoding nucleotide exchange factor GrpE has product MVKDKVELSEEAAEQLEKDKASAPEQGTIELTDEELVALCKARVCPACDEKVSADEARLRSLAEMDNFKKRIQREKEEQAKYAAESVLSSLLPTLDNLGLAIDYGRNLEGCKDMLIGVEMTQKLLLDAIAQHGLVQVGTKGEEFSPEIHEAIGQEPCPETPEGHVKQVMQKGYRLKERLLRPAKVVISSGK; this is encoded by the coding sequence ATGGTAAAAGACAAGGTTGAACTGAGCGAGGAAGCCGCGGAGCAGCTTGAAAAAGACAAGGCCAGCGCCCCCGAACAGGGAACCATCGAATTGACTGATGAAGAGCTTGTGGCACTGTGCAAGGCGCGTGTTTGCCCCGCCTGTGACGAGAAGGTAAGCGCTGATGAAGCACGCCTTCGCTCTCTTGCAGAGATGGACAACTTCAAAAAGCGTATCCAGCGCGAAAAGGAAGAACAGGCCAAGTACGCTGCAGAAAGCGTTCTTTCCAGCCTGCTGCCCACGCTGGACAATCTGGGCCTCGCCATCGACTACGGCCGCAATCTGGAAGGCTGCAAGGACATGCTCATCGGTGTGGAAATGACCCAGAAGCTCCTGCTGGACGCCATTGCCCAGCATGGCCTCGTACAGGTCGGCACCAAGGGCGAAGAATTCAGCCCCGAGATTCACGAAGCCATAGGACAGGAGCCCTGCCCCGAAACGCCCGAAGGGCACGTAAAGCAGGTCATGCAGAAAGGCTACCGTCTCAAGGAGCGCCTGTTGCGCCCCGCCAAGGTCGTCATTTCCTCCGGCAAATAG